One segment of Paraburkholderia sp. PREW-6R DNA contains the following:
- a CDS encoding PadR family transcriptional regulator translates to MRHHSRFSRSHHADEARRADDGHASLHALWHAFARRYQHRSGYAGYESGRDFAESHERLSLHALRHMIGRHHDHRGGGRGGRFGGGPGGFGGDGDGFPRGRKFTSEDLQLLLLSMIDAQPSHGYELIKALETRSNGFYSPSPGMVYPALTYLEELGYVTVQLEGNRKRYALSETGRDYLAANRERVELMLAKLNHIARKMDSVRRAFAGEEPADISEGGWAPELNEARRVLKRALLRRDNAPAAEQRRIADILMRAAREIEGDGNTAASDGNGDPTIDTP, encoded by the coding sequence ATGCGTCATCACTCTCGTTTCTCCCGTTCGCACCACGCGGACGAGGCGCGCCGCGCCGACGACGGCCATGCTTCGCTACACGCCCTCTGGCATGCCTTTGCGCGCCGTTACCAGCATCGCAGCGGGTACGCGGGCTATGAGTCTGGCCGCGATTTCGCCGAATCGCACGAACGCTTGTCCCTTCATGCGCTGCGGCACATGATCGGTCGTCACCACGACCATCGCGGCGGTGGCCGGGGCGGGCGCTTTGGCGGCGGACCCGGCGGTTTCGGCGGCGATGGCGACGGCTTTCCGCGCGGCCGCAAATTCACTTCCGAGGATCTTCAACTGCTGCTGCTTTCGATGATCGACGCACAGCCGAGCCACGGCTACGAACTCATCAAGGCGCTCGAAACGCGCTCGAACGGCTTCTACAGCCCGAGCCCCGGCATGGTCTATCCGGCGCTCACGTATCTGGAAGAACTTGGCTACGTGACCGTACAGCTCGAAGGCAACCGCAAGCGCTACGCGTTATCGGAAACGGGTCGCGACTATCTTGCCGCCAATCGCGAGCGCGTCGAACTGATGCTGGCCAAGCTGAACCACATCGCGCGCAAGATGGACTCGGTGCGCCGGGCATTCGCCGGCGAGGAACCCGCGGACATCAGCGAAGGCGGCTGGGCGCCCGAGTTGAACGAAGCGCGCCGCGTGCTCAAGCGCGCGCTGCTGCGCCGTGACAACGCACCGGCGGCCGAGCAACGCCGCATCGCCGACATATTGATGCGGGCCGCGAGGGAAATCGAAGGTGACGGCAACACGGCAGCCAGTGACGGGAACGGCGATCCCACCATTGACACGCCCTGA
- a CDS encoding DHA2 family efflux MFS transporter permease subunit, translating to MSQPTSAPASAPPAPPGPPGPPAASAAPPPPPPLQGGQLVLATIAVALATFMNVLDTSIANVAIPTISGNLGVSVDEGTWVITVFAAANAVSIPLTGWLTQRIGQVKLFVGAILSFVLASWLCGIAPTLPILLLARVFQGAVAGPLIPLSQAILLGSYPKEKSSTALALWAMTATVGPIAGPALGGWITDSYSWSWIFYINIPVGIFAAGVTWMIYRTRESATRKPPIDVVGLGLLITWVASLQVMLDKGKDLDWFNSPVIVILGVTALISFAFFLVWELTEENPIVDLRLFQQRNFLGGTIAISVAYGVFFGNLVLLPQWMQEYLNYRSVDAGLVTAPLGVFAVLLAPVMGRVLPRSDARVIATLAFIGFAIVFYMRSKYVIEIDTWHLVIPTLLQGIPMALFFVPLTSIILSGQPPNRIPAAAGLSNFARVFCGAVGTSIAGNEWNNRTVLHHERLTEIATVNNPVFNQQINSTQSLLHLNTQSAHALFDFTVNTQAAMLGLDDIFFVSAIIFILIIPLIWITRPAKGGGGPDAAGAH from the coding sequence TTGAGCCAGCCGACTTCCGCGCCCGCCTCCGCACCGCCAGCACCGCCGGGGCCGCCGGGGCCGCCCGCCGCATCCGCAGCCCCCCCACCTCCGCCGCCGCTGCAAGGCGGCCAGCTGGTTCTGGCGACCATTGCCGTCGCGCTCGCCACGTTCATGAACGTGCTCGACACGTCCATTGCGAACGTGGCGATCCCGACCATCTCGGGCAACCTGGGCGTTTCCGTCGACGAAGGCACGTGGGTCATCACTGTGTTCGCCGCGGCCAATGCCGTGTCGATTCCGCTGACCGGCTGGCTCACGCAGCGCATCGGCCAGGTCAAGCTGTTCGTGGGGGCGATCCTCTCGTTCGTGCTGGCTTCGTGGCTGTGCGGGATCGCGCCCACGTTGCCTATCCTGCTGCTCGCACGTGTTTTTCAGGGCGCGGTGGCCGGTCCGCTGATTCCGTTGTCACAGGCCATTCTGCTCGGCTCGTATCCGAAGGAGAAGTCGTCGACGGCGCTCGCTTTATGGGCGATGACCGCGACGGTCGGCCCGATCGCCGGCCCGGCGCTCGGCGGCTGGATCACGGACAGCTATAGCTGGTCGTGGATCTTCTACATCAACATTCCGGTCGGCATATTCGCCGCCGGCGTCACGTGGATGATCTATCGCACGCGCGAGTCGGCCACCCGCAAACCGCCGATCGACGTGGTCGGTCTCGGCCTGCTGATCACCTGGGTCGCGTCGCTGCAGGTGATGCTCGACAAGGGCAAGGACCTCGACTGGTTCAATTCGCCCGTGATCGTGATTCTCGGCGTCACCGCATTGATCAGCTTCGCGTTTTTCCTCGTGTGGGAATTGACGGAGGAGAACCCGATCGTCGATTTGCGGCTCTTCCAGCAGCGCAATTTCCTGGGCGGCACGATTGCGATCTCAGTCGCGTATGGCGTGTTTTTCGGCAACCTCGTGCTGTTGCCGCAATGGATGCAGGAATACCTGAACTACCGTTCGGTGGACGCCGGTCTCGTCACCGCGCCCCTCGGTGTATTCGCCGTACTACTCGCGCCGGTCATGGGCCGCGTGCTGCCGCGTTCCGACGCGCGCGTGATCGCCACGCTCGCGTTCATCGGCTTTGCGATAGTCTTTTACATGCGCTCGAAATATGTGATCGAGATCGACACGTGGCACCTCGTGATTCCGACGCTGCTGCAGGGCATTCCAATGGCGCTGTTCTTCGTGCCGTTAACATCGATCATCCTGTCAGGTCAGCCTCCGAACCGTATTCCGGCGGCGGCTGGTCTGTCCAATTTCGCGCGTGTGTTTTGCGGCGCGGTCGGGACATCGATCGCGGGCAACGAGTGGAATAACCGCACGGTGCTGCACCATGAACGCCTGACCGAAATCGCCACCGTCAATAATCCGGTATTCAATCAGCAGATCAACTCGACGCAGTCGCTGCTTCACCTGAACACGCAATCCGCGCATGCGCTATTCGACTTCACCGTGAACACGCAGGCGGCAATGCTCGGCCTCGACGATATTTTCTTCGTGTCGGCGATCATCTTCATTCTGATCATTCCGCTGATCTGGATCACGCGTCCGGCAAAAGGCGGCGGCGGCCCGGATGCAGCGGGCGCACACTAA
- a CDS encoding TolC family outer membrane protein: MAKLALKIWICHSMKRGALPLTLGATILMCTALPVEAASLDDLVNDAIAHDATLASAEATYRAGLEREPEARAALLPHLGLTQSDFKNGIHVPGQPAAPYSTVGASLSLNQTVFKWDDWQSWQQSKLSVADAGLALASARQDLLLRVAQAYIDALAANDGLLLAQEHQRAVNEQLALTKRTFALGAATVVDLNEAQAAADAAQADLIHAQGVLNTRYASLQKIVGHPVDSVEPLDAKAGLPVVASDASDRWVADAQISGFDVKRREIALEIARREVSKADAGYMPSVSIIGSVSNGNAAFINGQTNFYTGANRATSGEIGIQISIPLFDGFSTVSKKREALALRDKAEDDLEDARRSAAFDARQSFLGVQDGLAQMAALRTAQQSAETALKSNQKGFRVGVRINADVLNAEDKLSGTRRDLAKARYDTLMQFLHLKASVAQLDQTTLSQLDSGSGASPAESGK; encoded by the coding sequence ATGGCGAAACTTGCCTTGAAGATCTGGATATGCCATTCCATGAAGCGCGGGGCGCTGCCTTTGACGCTGGGCGCGACAATCTTGATGTGTACGGCACTCCCTGTCGAGGCCGCAAGTCTGGATGATCTGGTCAATGATGCAATTGCGCACGATGCTACCCTCGCGAGTGCCGAGGCTACGTACCGAGCCGGACTCGAAAGGGAACCCGAGGCACGAGCCGCGCTTCTCCCTCATCTTGGCCTCACGCAGTCCGATTTCAAGAACGGGATTCATGTACCGGGACAGCCAGCGGCTCCGTATTCGACGGTCGGTGCGTCACTGTCACTTAATCAGACCGTCTTCAAGTGGGACGACTGGCAAAGCTGGCAGCAGAGCAAACTATCCGTGGCCGATGCGGGGCTTGCGCTTGCAAGCGCGAGACAGGACCTGCTACTGCGAGTCGCGCAGGCGTACATAGACGCACTTGCTGCAAACGACGGACTTCTGCTCGCGCAGGAGCACCAGCGCGCGGTCAATGAGCAGCTGGCGCTGACGAAGCGTACCTTCGCGTTGGGCGCGGCGACTGTCGTAGACCTGAATGAAGCTCAGGCCGCTGCGGACGCTGCTCAGGCCGACCTCATCCATGCGCAGGGCGTTCTCAACACGCGCTATGCGTCGTTGCAGAAGATTGTCGGCCATCCGGTCGATAGCGTCGAGCCGCTTGATGCCAAAGCAGGTCTTCCGGTCGTAGCGTCGGATGCGTCCGACCGCTGGGTTGCCGACGCACAAATATCTGGTTTTGACGTGAAGCGGCGGGAGATCGCATTGGAGATTGCGCGACGTGAAGTCAGCAAGGCTGACGCGGGATATATGCCAAGCGTTTCAATCATTGGCAGCGTCAGCAACGGTAATGCCGCGTTCATTAACGGACAGACGAATTTTTATACTGGTGCGAACCGCGCCACGTCCGGGGAAATCGGCATACAGATCAGCATCCCTCTCTTTGATGGCTTCTCGACAGTGAGCAAGAAACGGGAAGCGCTTGCACTGAGGGACAAGGCTGAAGACGATCTTGAGGATGCGCGCCGGTCGGCTGCGTTTGATGCCCGTCAGTCGTTTCTTGGCGTTCAGGACGGGTTGGCGCAGATGGCGGCGCTGCGCACTGCGCAACAGTCCGCTGAAACGGCACTGAAGTCGAACCAGAAGGGATTTCGCGTTGGTGTGCGGATCAATGCGGATGTTCTGAACGCAGAAGACAAGCTATCAGGTACGCGTCGCGATCTGGCGAAGGCGCGGTATGACACACTCATGCAGTTTCTGCACCTGAAGGCGAGCGTTGCCCAGCTCGACCAGACAACGCTTTCACAGCTTGATTCTGGTAGCGGGGCATCGCCAGCGGAATCCGGGAAATAA
- a CDS encoding type I secretion system permease/ATPase, which translates to MTMFQAIRRHLWLAVLFGVASNLLLLAPTIYLLQVYDRVLPSRSLETLAMLMVVMGIALAMALAVDVVRNRLLGDLGRQLADQLDRLALEARIEAQARRTVRTDLATAQDVAALRTFLSGSGVNALLDMPWLVVYLGVMFLFHWSLGLIAIASAVLLVGLTLLNDRLTRNSVRAYTARQRETDQFYAQLSRNAEIVTVLGMNRALIDSWLARRSVDLDAQAKAADTSNLNRSIGKMVRQAIQVVMMGAGAWLVINQFATGGVMLATTLLLGKALAPIDQMLGSWKQFTEVRQAWPRLDALYGRPSAPRAVELPRPMGRLTVEALAFSSGRLGDPRARMLIRGVQFALAPGQLLVIVGPSASGKSTLLRLLAGLWEPQAGAVRLDGADVAKWPRDMLGRFLGYLPQDVELFAGTVAGNIARNPDPATHDAAAIVEAAQRTGVHDLILSLPNGYETQIGESGETLSGGQRQAIALARALYGDPSLVLLDEPNANLDAEGERLLNRTLLNLKQDGVTVVVVTHRQAVLSVADRVMVMRAGEVEYFGTREQVEAAMQSRAKSGGTATQITRQEATAS; encoded by the coding sequence ATGACTATGTTCCAGGCGATCCGGCGGCATCTCTGGCTCGCCGTTCTGTTTGGCGTCGCGAGTAATCTGCTCTTGCTGGCGCCCACTATCTATCTGCTCCAAGTCTATGACCGTGTGCTGCCGAGCCGGAGTCTGGAGACATTGGCAATGCTGATGGTGGTCATGGGGATTGCACTCGCCATGGCGCTGGCTGTCGATGTCGTACGCAATCGATTGCTGGGGGACCTGGGGCGTCAGCTAGCCGACCAGCTTGACCGGCTTGCGCTTGAGGCGCGCATCGAAGCTCAGGCACGGCGCACCGTCCGTACTGATCTTGCAACGGCGCAGGACGTTGCCGCGCTGCGCACGTTCCTTTCCGGCTCGGGTGTCAACGCGCTGCTCGACATGCCGTGGCTCGTCGTGTACCTCGGGGTAATGTTCCTGTTTCACTGGTCGCTCGGGCTGATCGCTATCGCGAGCGCAGTGCTGCTTGTCGGTCTGACGCTGCTTAATGACCGGTTGACCCGGAATAGCGTCCGCGCCTATACGGCCCGGCAGCGGGAGACGGATCAGTTCTATGCGCAGCTCAGCCGCAACGCGGAGATCGTCACGGTGCTCGGTATGAACAGGGCGCTGATCGATAGCTGGCTCGCGCGTCGCTCCGTCGATCTTGATGCTCAGGCGAAAGCGGCCGATACCTCAAACCTGAACCGCAGCATTGGCAAGATGGTGCGACAGGCTATACAGGTTGTGATGATGGGTGCGGGTGCATGGCTCGTCATCAACCAGTTCGCCACAGGGGGCGTGATGCTGGCGACAACGCTTCTGCTTGGCAAGGCGCTCGCGCCAATTGACCAGATGCTGGGTAGCTGGAAGCAGTTCACAGAAGTGCGTCAAGCGTGGCCCCGGCTCGATGCGCTCTATGGTCGGCCGTCAGCCCCTCGCGCGGTGGAATTGCCGCGTCCGATGGGGCGGCTCACGGTCGAGGCGCTGGCGTTCAGCAGCGGGAGGCTCGGTGATCCGCGCGCGCGCATGCTCATCCGGGGTGTCCAGTTTGCGCTTGCCCCCGGTCAGTTGCTCGTGATTGTCGGACCCAGTGCTTCGGGAAAATCGACACTGTTGCGGCTGCTTGCTGGACTTTGGGAGCCGCAGGCAGGGGCAGTGAGGCTCGATGGAGCCGATGTCGCAAAGTGGCCACGCGATATGCTCGGGCGCTTTCTCGGCTATTTGCCGCAGGATGTCGAACTGTTTGCTGGAACCGTGGCTGGCAATATCGCCCGTAATCCTGATCCGGCAACGCACGACGCGGCTGCCATCGTCGAGGCGGCTCAGCGTACAGGTGTGCACGATCTGATCCTGAGCCTGCCGAACGGCTACGAAACGCAGATTGGCGAGTCAGGCGAAACGTTGTCTGGTGGGCAGCGCCAGGCGATTGCGCTGGCCCGGGCGTTATATGGCGATCCGAGCCTGGTGTTGCTTGACGAACCGAATGCAAATCTCGATGCAGAAGGTGAGCGGCTCCTGAATCGTACCCTGCTGAATCTGAAGCAGGATGGCGTAACCGTGGTCGTCGTCACACACCGGCAGGCCGTGCTTTCCGTTGCCGACCGGGTCATGGTGATGCGCGCCGGAGAGGTTGAATACTTCGGCACACGCGAACAGGTCGAGGCCGCGATGCAGTCGCGGGCGAAGTCAGGCGGCACGGCGACACAGATTACGCGTCAGGAGGCGACTGCATCATGA
- a CDS encoding HlyD family type I secretion periplasmic adaptor subunit has protein sequence MKVPAIIQAIRSDVQGMLAVPEAGMAGEPLRLPRGVIAAGCASLILGTGALALWAALAPLSGAVVAEGMVRDEGERKTIQHQEGGIIKAILVKDGDHVRAGQLLVMLDNVRPDAEVAALHSQLDDEEAKAARLVAERDMKSTITFPQRLTAQVSDPRVAALLQRERTLFDSERLTLTDQLTLLQEQLAQTRLEIATESELVRTSEQSLGISKQELQVNEQLRSEGYVTETKLMELRRAAADYQSRQQSDTAELIRGHQKQTDLDLKITSLRNEYVKSADGQLKDTTAKILQLTEQLRPAQDIDARTHIVAPVAGEVVGLRVHTIGAPIGPRDPILDLVPASTPLIVEAKIKPDNVREIVPGSKADVRLTAYNPRTSPVLEGKLTYLAADSLNDRDTHQSFYLAHVEIAPETLARANRLAREPIVLGPGLRAEVFIKTRSRSAFDYLFEPVWDGIQKSMRD, from the coding sequence ATGAAAGTGCCTGCCATCATTCAGGCGATTCGCAGCGACGTTCAGGGCATGCTTGCAGTTCCCGAGGCGGGAATGGCCGGTGAGCCGCTGCGGTTGCCGCGCGGGGTGATCGCCGCCGGTTGCGCATCACTGATATTAGGCACCGGCGCGCTTGCGCTCTGGGCCGCCCTCGCGCCGCTTTCGGGTGCAGTGGTGGCCGAGGGCATGGTGCGCGACGAGGGCGAGCGCAAGACCATCCAGCATCAGGAAGGTGGCATCATCAAGGCGATTCTCGTGAAGGACGGAGATCATGTCCGGGCCGGACAACTTCTCGTCATGCTCGATAACGTCCGCCCCGATGCCGAGGTGGCTGCGCTTCATTCCCAGCTGGATGACGAGGAGGCGAAAGCGGCGCGGCTTGTGGCAGAGCGCGACATGAAGAGCACTATCACATTTCCGCAACGGTTGACCGCGCAGGTTTCCGATCCCCGTGTTGCCGCGCTATTGCAGCGGGAACGCACGCTCTTCGATTCCGAACGCCTGACCCTGACAGACCAGTTGACGCTGTTACAGGAACAGCTCGCACAGACCCGGCTGGAAATCGCTACAGAGTCGGAACTCGTGCGTACGAGCGAGCAAAGCCTTGGCATCTCGAAGCAGGAGCTTCAGGTTAACGAACAACTTCGAAGCGAAGGCTATGTCACGGAGACCAAGCTGATGGAACTGCGTCGTGCTGCTGCCGACTACCAGTCACGCCAGCAATCGGATACGGCAGAGCTGATTCGGGGGCACCAAAAGCAGACGGACCTCGACCTGAAGATCACGTCGTTGCGTAACGAATACGTGAAATCTGCCGACGGCCAGTTGAAGGACACGACGGCGAAAATTCTCCAGTTAACCGAACAGTTGCGTCCGGCTCAGGACATCGACGCGCGCACCCATATCGTGGCTCCAGTTGCAGGGGAAGTCGTGGGGCTGCGCGTTCATACGATTGGCGCGCCTATCGGCCCGCGTGATCCCATCCTTGATCTGGTCCCGGCAAGCACGCCGCTGATCGTCGAAGCGAAAATCAAGCCGGACAACGTGCGCGAGATTGTGCCTGGCAGCAAGGCTGATGTGCGGTTGACGGCGTACAACCCGCGCACTTCTCCGGTACTGGAAGGCAAGCTGACCTATCTGGCGGCCGATTCGCTCAATGATAGGGATACGCACCAGTCGTTTTATCTGGCGCATGTGGAGATTGCGCCGGAAACACTGGCGAGGGCAAACCGGCTCGCGCGTGAGCCGATCGTGCTTGGCCCAGGGCTGCGGGCCGAAGTGTTCATTAAGACTCGTTCCCGTAGCGCGTTCGACTATCTGTTCGAACCGGTGTGGGATGGCATACAGAAATCCATGCGAGATTAG
- a CDS encoding dienelactone hydrolase family protein: protein MAWEQFEHGWRRAPVSAPAKGLVVLMHGVGSNARDLMPLADIWSESLPDIAFTSLDGTDAFDGGFGGRQWFSLRDITEGNRAARVAAAYPALRERLDAELAHAQVSFGRLALVGFSQGSIMALHHIATSDEGAAGVVAYSGRLASPVTARNAAAITLIHGEDDEVIPVWELERAADAFNAAGYTVDAYALPGIGHTINADGVALGHEALERALGALSRG from the coding sequence ATGGCCTGGGAGCAATTCGAACATGGCTGGCGACGCGCACCGGTCAGCGCGCCGGCGAAAGGACTGGTCGTGCTGATGCACGGCGTCGGCAGCAACGCGCGCGATCTGATGCCGCTCGCCGACATCTGGAGCGAGAGTCTGCCGGACATCGCGTTCACGTCGCTCGATGGCACCGACGCGTTCGACGGCGGCTTCGGCGGACGCCAGTGGTTCAGTCTGCGCGACATCACCGAAGGCAATCGCGCTGCGCGCGTGGCGGCCGCCTATCCGGCGCTGCGCGAGAGGCTCGACGCCGAACTTGCGCACGCGCAGGTGTCGTTCGGGCGCCTTGCGCTGGTCGGATTCTCGCAAGGCTCGATCATGGCGCTGCATCACATTGCAACCAGCGACGAAGGCGCGGCCGGGGTCGTCGCCTATTCCGGGCGGCTCGCGTCGCCGGTAACGGCGCGCAACGCCGCCGCAATCACGCTGATCCATGGCGAGGACGACGAAGTGATCCCGGTCTGGGAACTGGAACGGGCCGCCGACGCGTTCAATGCAGCCGGATACACCGTCGACGCCTATGCGCTGCCCGGCATTGGTCATACGATTAATGCGGACGGTGTCGCGCTGGGTCACGAAGCGCTGGAACGAGCGCTCGGCGCGTTGTCGCGCGGCTGA
- a CDS encoding rod shape-determining protein yields the protein MGRPTPQHPLFDRLFRHAVTVDLGTANTLIYTDDGGIVLNQPSVVAFQKDGGERGKRVAAVGAQARQLLGREPRNLEAVRPMRHGVIADFPAARQMFRQFVDIARPCTPFSRRGTFTVCVPAGATQVERRAIREAAVAAGAWKVSLIGESLASAVGAGLPVAEATGSMVVDIGGGTTEVGVIALGGTAYSGSIRVGGDDFDLAIVNYVRNLYGVLLGEQTAEHAKRSIGSAMRDVPFEHIHATGRSVDDGLPRTVQLSNHDIADALDGPLRQVIGAVKRGLEMAPAELVTDIAHHGIVLTGGGALLGNLSRRLTNELGLDVRVADEPLTCAVRGAGAAAAAGLVEDFADA from the coding sequence ATGGGCAGACCGACGCCGCAACACCCGCTCTTCGACCGCCTGTTTCGGCACGCCGTGACCGTGGACCTCGGTACGGCCAACACACTGATTTATACCGACGACGGCGGCATCGTGCTCAATCAGCCGTCGGTCGTCGCGTTTCAGAAAGATGGCGGCGAACGTGGCAAACGCGTCGCCGCAGTGGGCGCCCAGGCGCGCCAGCTGCTCGGCCGGGAGCCGCGCAATCTCGAAGCCGTGCGGCCGATGCGCCACGGCGTGATCGCCGACTTTCCCGCTGCCCGGCAGATGTTTCGCCAGTTCGTCGACATCGCGCGTCCGTGCACGCCGTTCAGCCGGCGTGGCACGTTCACGGTGTGCGTGCCCGCGGGCGCGACCCAGGTGGAGCGTCGCGCGATCCGCGAAGCGGCCGTCGCGGCCGGCGCATGGAAGGTGAGCCTGATCGGCGAATCGCTTGCGTCGGCAGTGGGCGCGGGGCTGCCGGTGGCGGAAGCGACCGGGTCGATGGTGGTCGATATCGGCGGCGGCACCACCGAAGTCGGCGTCATCGCGCTAGGCGGCACGGCCTATAGCGGTTCGATCCGCGTTGGCGGCGACGACTTCGACCTCGCGATCGTCAATTACGTACGCAACCTGTACGGCGTGCTGCTCGGCGAACAAACCGCCGAGCACGCCAAGCGGAGCATCGGCTCGGCGATGCGCGATGTCCCCTTCGAACATATTCATGCCACCGGCCGCAGTGTCGACGACGGCTTGCCGCGCACAGTGCAACTGAGCAATCACGATATCGCGGACGCGCTCGACGGTCCGTTGCGGCAGGTGATCGGCGCGGTCAAGCGTGGATTGGAAATGGCGCCGGCCGAGCTGGTAACCGACATTGCCCATCACGGCATCGTGCTGACAGGCGGCGGGGCGCTTCTCGGCAACCTGAGCCGCCGCCTGACCAACGAACTCGGACTCGACGTGCGGGTCGCCGACGAACCGCTGACGTGTGCGGTGCGTGGCGCGGGCGCGGCGGCAGCGGCCGGACTGGTCGAGGATTTCGCCGACGCGTGA
- a CDS encoding alpha/beta hydrolase, translated as MPYVEAGEGELLLFVHGSLCDYRYWQPQLAGLSRHYRCVAVSLTHYWPATDVDPGLPFGWSRHADELAEFIDRYGAGPAHVVGHSRGGCVAFHLARRHPELLRTLTLADPGGPLQISGRSSGDAVPETVNPLRAKAAQLIEGGNVDAGLQLFVDSVSRPGFWAMSTPAFRTMATDNAHTLVRQFGDPLPAYVPDEAAQLRCPVLLIDGEKSPDLFRRTVAALQAWLPDARRETVRGASHGMNLAHPSAFNRYVDEFIRAVNKLN; from the coding sequence ATGCCGTACGTCGAAGCCGGCGAGGGCGAACTGCTGCTTTTCGTGCATGGCTCGCTGTGTGATTACCGTTACTGGCAGCCGCAACTCGCGGGTCTTTCGCGGCATTATCGCTGCGTGGCCGTGAGCCTCACGCACTATTGGCCCGCGACGGACGTCGACCCAGGATTGCCGTTCGGCTGGAGCCGCCATGCGGACGAACTGGCGGAGTTCATCGACCGATATGGAGCGGGGCCCGCGCATGTGGTGGGCCACTCGCGCGGCGGCTGCGTGGCGTTCCATCTCGCGCGGCGGCACCCTGAACTGCTGCGCACGTTGACGCTGGCCGATCCCGGCGGCCCGTTGCAGATAAGCGGACGGTCGTCGGGCGACGCTGTGCCGGAAACCGTCAACCCGCTACGTGCGAAAGCGGCGCAGCTGATCGAAGGGGGAAACGTGGACGCGGGACTGCAACTGTTCGTGGATTCCGTGAGCCGTCCCGGCTTCTGGGCGATGAGCACGCCCGCCTTCCGCACGATGGCGACCGACAATGCGCACACGCTCGTGCGGCAATTTGGCGATCCGCTGCCCGCCTATGTACCGGACGAGGCCGCGCAACTGCGGTGTCCAGTTTTGCTGATCGATGGCGAAAAGAGCCCTGATCTGTTTCGCCGCACCGTTGCCGCGCTGCAAGCGTGGCTGCCGGATGCGCGCCGCGAGACCGTGCGCGGCGCATCGCACGGAATGAATCTCGCCCATCCGTCCGCATTCAATCGCTACGTGGACGAGTTCATTCGCGCGGTGAACAAGCTGAACTGA
- the gltA gene encoding citrate synthase, giving the protein MNSKTHATLSFSDSDQTIELPIYQGTLGPDVIDIRKLYGQTGKFTYDPGFMSTAACNSEITYIDGDKGELLYRGYPIDNLAQNADFLETCYLLLKGELPNAQQKEAFQQSVTLHTMVHEQMHFFFRGFRRDAHPMAILVAAVGALSAFYHDSLDINDPQHRELSATRMIAKLPTLVAMAYKYTVGQPFVYPKNDLSYSANFMRMMFANPAEEYVVNDVLVRALDRILILHADHEQNASTSTVRLAGSSGANPFACIAAGIACLWGPAHGGANEAALNMLEEIGSVDNIPEFIAKVKDKNSGVKLMGFGHRVYKNYDPRAKLMRETCHEVLEELGLHDDPLFKLAMALEKIALEDEYFVSRKLYPNVDFYSGIVQRALGIPTSMFTCIFAMARTVGWIAQWNEMIADPEQKIGRPRQLFIGESERVARPVAER; this is encoded by the coding sequence ATGAATTCGAAGACGCACGCAACGCTAAGCTTTTCCGACAGCGATCAGACGATTGAGCTACCGATCTATCAAGGCACGCTCGGGCCGGACGTAATCGATATTCGCAAGCTGTATGGTCAGACTGGCAAGTTCACGTACGACCCCGGTTTCATGTCCACTGCGGCGTGCAACTCTGAAATCACGTATATCGACGGTGACAAGGGCGAACTTCTTTATCGCGGATATCCGATCGACAATCTCGCACAGAACGCGGACTTTCTCGAGACCTGCTACTTGCTGCTCAAAGGAGAGTTGCCGAATGCGCAGCAGAAGGAAGCGTTCCAGCAAAGCGTCACGCTTCACACCATGGTGCATGAACAGATGCACTTCTTCTTTCGCGGTTTCCGTCGTGACGCTCACCCCATGGCTATTCTGGTCGCAGCCGTCGGCGCGTTGTCGGCGTTCTATCACGATTCGCTCGACATCAACGATCCACAGCATCGTGAATTGTCCGCGACCCGCATGATTGCCAAGCTGCCGACGCTCGTGGCAATGGCGTACAAGTACACGGTGGGTCAGCCGTTCGTGTATCCAAAGAACGACCTGTCGTACAGCGCGAATTTCATGCGCATGATGTTCGCCAATCCGGCGGAGGAGTACGTGGTCAATGACGTGCTGGTGCGCGCGCTCGACCGCATTCTGATCCTGCATGCCGATCATGAACAGAACGCGTCGACCTCGACGGTTCGGCTGGCCGGTTCGTCGGGAGCCAATCCGTTCGCCTGTATTGCTGCCGGGATCGCGTGCCTGTGGGGTCCGGCGCACGGCGGCGCGAACGAAGCCGCGTTGAATATGCTGGAGGAGATCGGGTCCGTCGACAATATTCCGGAGTTCATTGCCAAGGTGAAGGACAAGAACTCGGGCGTGAAGTTGATGGGGTTCGGCCACCGTGTGTACAAAAACTATGACCCGCGCGCGAAGTTGATGCGCGAGACGTGTCACGAGGTGCTCGAGGAACTCGGCCTGCACGACGATCCGCTGTTCAAGCTCGCAATGGCGCTCGAAAAGATCGCACTTGAAGATGAATACTTCGTGTCGCGCAAGCTTTACCCGAATGTGGATTTCTACTCGGGTATCGTGCAGCGCGCGCTGGGCATTCCTACGTCGATGTTCACGTGCATCTTTGCAATGGCGCGTACGGTTGGGTGGATCGCGCAGTGGAACGAAATGATCGCCGATCCGGAGCAGAAGATCGGGCGACCGCGCCAGTTGTTCATTGGGGAGAGCGAACGGGTCGCTCGTCCTGTCGCGGAGCGCTAA